One window of Trichomycterus rosablanca isolate fTriRos1 chromosome 2, fTriRos1.hap1, whole genome shotgun sequence genomic DNA carries:
- the vwa3a gene encoding von Willebrand factor A domain-containing protein 3A isoform X4, which produces MAQSNVPFSSVRPSSCRSPVNTHDTSLFKNRPRPDRCVSSVEIQKKGDTATKHTQTWNIKMLQNQKEDDSNEWISSEEWLKWRSLESCGLSLSHLLSLCSTTTGSESEDSIRPELEIDSETLTEFEMQLYQVIEMYHSRIRWLTQGSRKMFGVVTGSRVAVLIDSSDVSCSEERLADLQHNLLLLVEEQLCKKKQLHFMSCGTDVTSLWEEPRQVTRQRLQEVQECVLRLIPSGGCNLLQALERVQSHTQINSLLIVLSSCPDLPEELLLSYMAEVVDATQLSVHAVSYNTRSPSVIEMVKNIAKVTGGRYHLFSALLGVVDSSSDLELLWAEIKAARDVLHYIQKMRHGRFENLLVFVVSEVKPSNPEISTDLDSLSLCDVNSHNNGGDLCIQSPSPLPSTSAEWLKTHSLKAKKLGLYQVLAPNVYSPLESFVPILGKKVHSKVHEKAMVQFKWHDGTVKNVNVDLSLLLRYQKQLLEAEHVLEDRLMWLNSKGSRQIWGTVCEQRVLVILDMSKMSVHYQLHIQHAVRLLLEEQLPNTHSFNIIVTGSDVKLWKEQMVPPTHENLQDAWQWIQGLECEGEQDTLTALKHAAETLLHSDSSLTRGVYLFTIGMLEQEMLALSSYRSEFCSNPDLLVHVCFFTMVDKSLQSQRSLQVTQAEAAQFLRNLAHMTNGRFHWITDTGIVESDDIIALIGEMEKAVDDWQKCCELMDYLVQQSSSSDAEDAATQECQSPALYHKSRTQKQKLPSPRETRLSLARLVVLFSQNRTEAKNSTTWRPNSAKAVIPPVSDGLEPARPVRFAKPKEVKISQSMFFLENGSLGSVFNTYLKPKCVKKFSNTVSLPKHEDVLSTKQWLKQFGIRNLKLDLHKLVSGPECTHRKKMVPAIYKSVSAKYCAIFPSVQINGHVRHLFLSAGELKQYLIQTEAALQRYTQRMQWLLSGSRCVFGCVLEKEVCIVLDVSGSMAPCIPKLQKELASLIWEQLHANRVRFSMVAFSEELRVWQDKLLEASEESCKDAVTWLDGMWVWRISRSVSD; this is translated from the exons ATGGCACAGAGCAATGTGCCTTTCAG TTCAGTTAGACCATCTAGCTGCAGGTCTCCTGTAAATACCCATGATACTTCACTTTTCAAGAACAGACCTAGGCCTGATCGTTGTGTATCCTCAgtagaaatacagaaaaaagGAGATACTGCCACGAAACACACTCAGACCTGGAACATAAAG ATGCTTCAGAATCAGAAGGAGGATGATAGTAATGAATGGATAAGCTCTGAAGAATGGCTTAAGTGGAGGAGTTTGGAGAGTTGTGGACTTTCTCTATCACACCTTTTGTCTCTCTGCTCCACAACCACTGG GTCAGAAAGTGAGGACAGTATTAGACCAGAACTGGAGATCGACTCAGAGACCCTCACTGAATTTGAGATGCAGCTGTACCA AGTGATTGAGATGTACCACAGCAGAATACGATGGCTCACTCAAGGCAGCAGAAAG ATGTTTGGAGTGGTGACAGGATCCAGAGTTGCAGTTTTAATCGATTCTTCAGATGTGAGCTGCTCTGAAGAAAGACTGGCAGATCTTCAGCACAACCTTCTA CTTCTTGTTGAGGAGCAGTTATGCAAGAAGAAACAGCTGCACTTTATGTCATGTGGTACTGATGTCACCAGCCTGTGGGAAGAACCAAGACAAGTCACCAGGCAGAG GCTGCAAGAGGTTCAGGAGTGTGTTCTACGTCTGATACCGAGCGGAGGCTGCAACCTGCTGCAGGCTTTAGAGAGGGTCCAGAGTCACACACAAATCAACAGTTTGCTCATCGTTCTCAGCTCTTG CCCTGACCTGCCAGAGGAACTTCTACTTTCCTACATGGCTGAAGTGGTAGATGCAACACAGCTCTCTGTTCATGCTGTTTCCTACAACACCAGGAGTCCATCTGTCAtt GAGATGGTAAAGAACATTGCGAAAGTTACAGGAGGAAGATATCATCTGTTCTCTGCTTTACTG GGTGTGGTGGACAGCAGTAGTGACTTAGAGCTTCTGTGGGCTGAAATTAAAGCCGCAAGAGATGTTCTTCACTACATTCAGAAAATGAGACATGGGCGATTTGAAAATCTCCTGGTTTTTGTGGTATCAGAGGTGAAACCCAGTAACCCAGAG ATCTCCACAGATTTGGACAGTCTGTCTTTGTGTGATGTAAACTCCCACAATAATGGTGGAGATTTGTGCATCCAGTCCCCAAGCCCCCTGCCATCTACTTCTGCTGAGTGGCTAAAAACCCACAGCCTAAAAG CTAAGAAGCTTGGATTGTACCAGGTGCTGGCTCCTAATGTCTATTCTCCACTGGAGAGCTTTGTCCCAATCCTGGGGAAGAAGGTTCACTCCAAAGTGCATGAG AAAGCCATGGTACAGTTTAAGTGGCATGATGGCACAGTGAAGAATGTGAATGTCGATCTGTCCTTACTGCTGAGGTACCAG aagcagctgctggaggCTGAGCATGTGTTGGAAGACAGGCTGATGTGGTTGAACAGTAAAGGCAGTAGACAAATCTGGGGAACAGTGTGTGAACAAAG GGTACTGGTTATTTTAGACATGTCCAAAATGAGTGTCCACTACCAGCTGCACATCCAGCATGCTGTCCGACTTCTGCTGGAGGAACAACTACCCAACACTCACAGCTTCAACATAATTGT GACTGGATCAGATGTAAAACTGTGGAAGGAGCAAATGGTTCCCCCAACACATGAGAACCTTCAGGATGCCTGGCA ATGGATTCAGGGGTTGGAGTGTGAAGGAGAGCAAGACACACTGACTGCCCTCAAGCATGCTGCTGAAACACTGCTACACAGTGACTCGTCTCTGACCCGGGGAGTTTATCTTTTCACCATCGGCATGTTAGAGCAGGAAATG TTGGCCCTCTCTTCATACAGATCCGAGTTCTGCAGCAATCCAGATCTGCTGGTTCATGTGTGCTTTTTCACCATGGTCGACAAGTCACTTCAAAGCCAGCGTTCCCTCCAGGTGACCCAAGCTGAAGCTGCTCAATTCCTGCGCAACCTGGCACACATGACAAATGGCCGCTTCCACTGGATAACTGACACAG GCATAGTGGAGAGTGATGACATCATTGCATTGATTGGAGAAATGGAAAAGGCTGTTGACGACTGGCAGAAG TGCTGTGAGTTGATGGATTATTTGGTACAGCAGAGCTCCAGCAGTGATGCAGAGGATGCTGCTACTCAAGAGTGTCAAAGCCCAGCTTTGTACCATAAGTCAAGGACACAGAAGCAAAAATTACCCTCTCCCAGAGAAACCAGACTTAGTTTGGCAAGGCTG GTTGTTTTGTTCTCACAGAACAGAACGGAGGCAAAGAATTCAACAACATGGAGACCAAACAGCGCTAAAGCAGTCATCCCACCAG tcagtgatggtttggaacCAGCCAGGCCAGTCAGGTTTGCTAAACCTAAAGAGGTCAAAATATCTCAATCCATGTTCTTCTTGGAGAATGGAAGCCTGG GTTCGGTTTTTAACACATACCTcaaaccaaagtgtgtgaagAAGTTTAGCAACACTGTTAGTCTTCCAAAACACGAGGATGTATTGTCTACAAAACAG TGGTTGAAACAGTTTGGTATTAGGAATCTGAAACTAGACCTTCACAAACTGGTTTCTGGTCCAGAATGCACCCACCGTAAAAAGATGGTGCCAGCTATCTACAAAAGTGTCTCTGCCAAGTACTGTGCCATTTTTCCCAGTGTGCAAATAAAT GGCCATGTGAGGCATCTGTTCCTGAGTGCAGGTGAGTTAAAGCAGTACCTGATTCAGACTGAGGCGGCTCTGCAGCGATACACTCAGCGGATGCAGTGGTTACTCTCAG GTAGCAGATGTGTGTTTGGCTGTGTGTTGGAGAAggaagtgtgtattgtgcttgaTGTTTCGGGCTCCATGGCCCCCTGCATTCCCAAGCTACAGAAAGAACTGGCCTCACTCATCTGGGAACAGCTACATGCCAACCGTGTCAG GTTCAGCATGGTGGCATTCTCTGAGGAGCTGCGAGTGTGGCAGGACAAGCTCCTGGAGGCCTCGGAGGAGAGCTGCAAAGACGCAGTAACATGGCTAG ATGGCATGTGGGTTTGGAGAATCAGTCGGAGTGTATCTGATTAG